A window of Bufo gargarizans isolate SCDJY-AF-19 chromosome 9, ASM1485885v1, whole genome shotgun sequence contains these coding sequences:
- the GJB1 gene encoding gap junction beta-1 protein, producing the protein MNWAGLYGILSGVNRYSTGIGRIWLSVVFIFRIMVLVVAAESVWGDEKSSFTCNTQQPGCNSVCYDHFFPISHIRLWALQLIIVSTPALLVAMHVAHLQHQEKKVLRMSGHDDPKELAEVKKHKVRISGTLWWTYTLSVVFRIIFEAAFMYLFYLIYPGYAMIRLVKCSAYPCPNTVDCFVSRPTEKTIFTVFMLSASGVCIVLNVAEVFFLVAKACTRRSQRREDSYRDKEHRQNEMNTLLTGEGLMKRSPGSQEKGEHCMTS; encoded by the coding sequence ATGAACTGGGCAGGATTATATGGCATTTTGAGTGGCGTGAACCGCTACTCCACTGGAATTGGGCGGATATGGCTCTCTGTGGTTTTCATCTTCCGTATAATGGTTCTTGTAGTGGCTGCAGAGAGCGTCTGGGGAGATGAAAAGTCATCATTTACCTGCAACACACAACAGCCTGGATGTAACAGTGTTTGCTATGATCACTTCTTCCCTATCTCTCACATCCGCCTGTGGGCTCTTCAGCTGATCATTGTATCCACACCTGCTCTTCTAGTGGCCATGCATGTGGCTCACCTGCAGCACCAGGAGAAGAAGGTTTTACGTATGTCTGGCCATGATGACCCTAAAGAACTCGCAGAAGTGAAAAAGCATAAGGTCAGAATCTCAGGCACTCTGTGGTGGACATATACACTGAGTGTGGTCTTCAGAATCATCTTCGAAGCAGCTTTCATGTACCTATTCTACCTCATCTACCCTGGTTATGCCATGATACGACTCGTCAAATGCAGTGCATACCCCTGCCCTAACACAGTGGACTGTTTTGTGTCTCGTCCCACAGAGAAAACCATCTTTACAGTCTTCATGCTCTCAGCTTCAGGAGTCTGCATTGTTTTAAATGTAGCTGAAGTTTTCTTTCTCGTTGCTAAGGCCTGTACCCGCAGGAGTCAGAGGCGTGAGGACTCCTACCGGGATAAGGAGCACCGGCAGAATGAGATGAACACGCTGCTAACAGGAGAGGGTCTTATGAAAAGGTCCCCAGGGAGCCAGGAGAAAGGAGAACATTGCATGACATCCTAG